GGGCCGAAGCGGGGCCCGCCCTTGCCCGGGTTATCCTCGATGCGGGCCAGCTCAGCCACCGCTACGGCGTAGGCCAGCTCTTCGATCTCGAACAACAGCAGGTCCATCGCTACCTCAGGGTTGACGGCCGGCCAGTTGCAGGAATAAGGCGCCCAGCTCGAAGGCGGAGACGGTCGCGGCCCGGACACCGGCCTCGAGCACGGCGGAGGGCATGCCCCAGACGACGGAACTCAGGCGGTCCTGGACGTAGGTGGTTCCGCCGGCACGCTCCAGCTCACGCATCCCGGCGGCGCCGTCGGCACCCATGCCGCTGAGGATCACCCCGGCGGCTCCGGCTCCGTAGGCCCGGGCGACGCTTTCCAGCAGCACCGTGGCCGAGGGGATGTGCCCGGCGACGGGATCGGCGGTCAACAGGCGGAAGCGTCCCTTGTCGTCGACCTGCAGGTGGGAGCGCGGGGCGGCCAGGTAGATCCGGCCCGGGATCACCCGCTCGCCGTCGACGGGCCTTCGAACCTCGAGGGCGCAGACGCGCTGGAAGATCCGCAGCAGCTCCTCGTAGAACGACGGGGTAATGTGCTGGACTACGGCCACGGGAACGGGATAGTCCGCCGGCAGGGCGGCCAGCAGTCTACGCAGCAGGGCCGGTCCCCCCGTCGAGGCGCCGACGGCGATGAAGCGCACCGGGGGGTCGACGTCGTCCCGGGGCGGCGGTTGACGTCGTTTGGTCGGCGCGGCGGCGCGGGGCGCTACGGCCGTCGTCGGTGACGGTTCCGGGGTGGTTTTTTCTGCCGCACGTTCGCCAGTTTCCCGCCGTTCCAGGGGGGCGAAGCGCACCGGGCGGATGCGCGAGGCCAGCAGAACCTTGGCGATCAGCTCCTCGGCGATCAGGTGCAGGTCCAGGGAAACGCTGCGCGAGGGTTTTAGTACGCAGTCGATGGCCCCCAGGCTTAACGCCTCGACGGTGTAGGCGGCGCCCTGTTTGGTGTAGGAGGAGACCATCACCACGGGCACCGGATTGGTGTTCATCAGCCGTCGAACGGCCTCGATGCCGTCCATGCGCGGCATGACCACGTCCATGGTCACGACGTCGGGCCGCAGCTCGTTGACCCTGGTCAGGGCCTGCGCACCGTCGGCGGCGAAACCGACGACCTCGAGCCGGGGATCGGCGTCCAGCAGGTCGGCCAGGGTGCGCCGGACGAAGTTGGAGTCGTCGACCACCAGGACGCGGACGCGCTTGGGGTTCGTTGCGGAGTTCACCTCGGCGAGACCTTTGAAAAACGTTTACGGCGCTTTCGCGGCCCTGCATGGCCGGAACCGGCACGGTTTTTGCGGAGTTTGGCGCCTGCGGCCGTCCGGAGCGCGGCGGGGCTGCAAAAACCGTGCCGGTTCCGGCGTTGGGGTTCGCGTGGCGGCGGGGCGGTCTTCCCGGCGGTCGTTTTTCAAAGGTCTCGCCGCTGACGGTCGGAGCTGGGACCTCAGCGACCGCTGAGTTGGAGGAGCTGCTTGACCAGGCGTTCTTCGTTGAAGGGTTTGGTCAGGAAGGTTTCCACTCCGAGTTCCTGGGCCCGCTGACGGTGTTTCTCGCCGGTGCGGGCGGTCAGGATCATCACGGGCAGGTGGCGGGTGCGGGAGTTGCTCTTGATCTCGCTGATCAACTCGTAACCGTGCATCCGGGGCATTTCGAGGTCGGTGAGGACGCAGTCGATCTCCTCGCGCTCCAGGATGTCGAGGGCTTCGAGGCCGTCGGCGGCGGTCAGCACGCTGAAGCCGCGGCGGGAGAGCATCCGGCCGACGAAGTTGCGGATGCTGACCGAATCGTCGACCAGCAGGACGCGGACGCCGTAGCCCACGCCGGCGGAGTCCGGGGTCAGGGTGAGTTTCTCGCGGCGGGGTTTGGTCCGGCGCGGGGCGGGTTGGTCATCGACGACGGTCTGATCGGGTCGTTGGAGCTCGGTCGTCGGTGTCGTCGGAGGCTCTTCGGTTTCGAGGGGCGCAGCGGGACGGCGTTGCGGGGCGCGCCCGATCAGGTCGTCGGGGTTGATGATCAGGGCCACGCTGCCGTCGCCCAGGGTGGTGGAGCCGCCGAACATCGGCAGGTTCTTCAGCAGCCCGCCGGTGGGCTTGACCACCATCTCCTGCTTGCCGACGAGTTCATCGACGACGAGACCGACCCGGCGCTCGCTCTGGCGCACGATCACCAGAAACTGGTCCGTCGTTTGCGAGGGCAGGTCGAAGAGTTCGTCGAGGCGCCGCAGGGGCAGCAGGTCGTCGCGGTGGCGGTAGACCTCGCGTCCGGAGAGGCTCGTTAGGTCATCGGGGGCCAGCATCAGGGTTTCTTCGACTTCGGTCAGCGGCAGGGCGAAGGTCTGGCCGCCGACGGTGACGAACAGCCCCTCGCTGATACCCAGGGTCAGCGGCAGGGTGAGGATGAAGCGGGTGTAGGCGCCGGGCTCGCTCTTTAAGTCCAGAGTGCCCTTGATTTCCTTGAGCCGTTTGGCGACGATGTCCAGGCCGAAGCCGCGCCCCGCGGTCTCGGTCAGCTCGGCGGCGGTGGAGAAACCGGGGCGGAAGATCAGTTCGCGCAAGGTATCGTCGTCGGCGGAGTCGAACTCCTCCCGGCTGATCAGGCCCAGTTCGAGGGCCCGGCGGCCGACGGCCCGGGGATCGATGCCCGCGCCG
The sequence above is drawn from the Candidatus Coatesbacteria bacterium genome and encodes:
- the cheB gene encoding chemotaxis-specific protein-glutamate methyltransferase CheB, whose protein sequence is MNSATNPKRVRVLVVDDSNFVRRTLADLLDADPRLEVVGFAADGAQALTRVNELRPDVVTMDVVMPRMDGIEAVRRLMNTNPVPVVMVSSYTKQGAAYTVEALSLGAIDCVLKPSRSVSLDLHLIAEELIAKVLLASRIRPVRFAPLERRETGERAAEKTTPEPSPTTAVAPRAAAPTKRRQPPPRDDVDPPVRFIAVGASTGGPALLRRLLAALPADYPVPVAVVQHITPSFYEELLRIFQRVCALEVRRPVDGERVIPGRIYLAAPRSHLQVDDKGRFRLLTADPVAGHIPSATVLLESVARAYGAGAAGVILSGMGADGAAGMRELERAGGTTYVQDRLSSVVWGMPSAVLEAGVRAATVSAFELGALFLQLAGRQP